One segment of Synechococcus sp. MU1617 DNA contains the following:
- the dapA gene encoding 4-hydroxy-tetrahydrodipicolinate synthase: MTQTATLSPTPFGRVVTAMVTPFDASGAVDLTVAAQLARHLVDQGSDGLLVCGTTGESPTLSWDEQLQLLQAVREAVGSDVKVLAGTGSNSTAEAVEATKAAAVAGADGALVVVPYYNKPPQEGLEVHFRAIAEAAPELPLMLYNIPGRTGCSIAPATVARLMDCPNVVSFKAASGTTEEVTALRLACGPQLAIYSGDDGLTLPMLAVGAVGVVSVGSHVAGPEIRAMIEAYLNGDGASALALHDALIPLFKALFATTNPIPVKAALELNGWSVGAPRPPLCSLSDDMKRSLSTAMAALRQT; this comes from the coding sequence ATGACCCAGACCGCCACCCTCTCGCCAACGCCCTTCGGCCGTGTCGTCACCGCGATGGTGACTCCCTTTGATGCCAGCGGTGCTGTGGATCTCACCGTCGCCGCACAGCTTGCCCGGCATCTGGTGGATCAGGGATCAGATGGACTGCTGGTGTGCGGCACCACCGGCGAATCGCCAACCCTCAGCTGGGATGAGCAGTTGCAACTGCTTCAGGCAGTTCGAGAGGCGGTGGGCAGCGACGTCAAGGTGTTGGCGGGCACCGGCAGCAATTCCACGGCCGAAGCGGTGGAGGCCACCAAGGCAGCGGCGGTGGCTGGCGCTGATGGGGCTCTCGTGGTCGTGCCCTACTACAACAAGCCTCCCCAGGAGGGCTTGGAGGTCCATTTCCGGGCCATCGCCGAGGCAGCTCCTGAGCTGCCGTTGATGCTCTACAACATTCCTGGCCGCACCGGCTGCAGCATCGCTCCGGCCACGGTGGCGCGGTTGATGGACTGCCCCAACGTGGTGAGTTTCAAGGCCGCCAGCGGCACCACCGAAGAGGTCACGGCGTTGCGCCTGGCCTGCGGACCCCAGTTGGCGATTTACAGCGGTGACGACGGGCTCACCCTGCCGATGCTTGCTGTCGGTGCCGTTGGTGTGGTGAGTGTGGGCAGCCATGTGGCGGGCCCTGAGATCCGCGCCATGATCGAGGCCTATCTGAACGGCGATGGTGCCTCCGCACTCGCCCTACACGACGCTCTGATTCCCCTGTTTAAGGCCCTGTTCGCCACCACCAATCCAATTCCCGTCAAGGCTGCCCTGGAACTCAATGGCTGGTCTGTCGGTGCACCCCGTCCGCCCCTGTGCTCCCTTTCTGACGACATGAAACGTTCGCTTTCCACCGCCATGGCCGCCCTCCGTCAGACCTAG
- the tig gene encoding trigger factor, with translation MSAAALKVTTEARPSSRLSVTVTVPGERCKTSYEDAITSLSRSINLPGFRKGKVPRTVLVQQLGGVRIKATALEKLIDNAWRDAIKQESLEPISQPDLSSGFDGLLESFEPGKELTFTLEADVAPTPKLKSTKGLEAEFETVAYDASRVDAMLEDSRKQMATVVPVEGRAAQNGDIAVLGFKGTYSDDGSEIEGGSADSMDVDLENGRMIPGFIEGVIGMKVGETKTVDCQFPDDYPKEDARGRKAAFEIELKDLKTRELPELDDAFAKQASEQDTLADLRKDLEQRLKDDAERRQTSNRRDALVAALVEQLEVELPEALIQQESRNLLEQTAAQFAQQGMDVKSLFTPDLVRNLMQNSRPEAEERLRRSFALTALAEAEDIKLDDKDVDAKIKEVKKELSADAKIDPERLRQAVMDDLMQDRLMGWLEENSTLTEKAPSTDDSKAEAKKKAAAKKTSAKSKSKADAKD, from the coding sequence ATGAGCGCTGCAGCCCTGAAGGTGACCACCGAAGCCCGCCCCAGCAGCCGCCTGTCGGTGACGGTCACCGTTCCTGGGGAGCGCTGCAAGACGAGTTACGAAGACGCGATCACCAGCCTCAGCCGCAGCATCAACCTGCCGGGCTTCCGCAAGGGCAAGGTGCCGCGCACGGTGCTGGTGCAGCAGCTGGGTGGCGTGCGAATCAAGGCCACAGCGCTGGAAAAGCTGATCGACAACGCCTGGCGCGACGCCATCAAGCAGGAATCACTGGAACCGATCAGCCAGCCTGATCTGAGCAGTGGCTTCGACGGCCTGCTGGAGAGCTTTGAGCCTGGCAAGGAGCTCACGTTCACCCTGGAAGCCGACGTCGCTCCGACGCCGAAACTGAAGAGCACCAAGGGGCTGGAAGCGGAATTCGAAACCGTCGCTTACGACGCCTCCCGGGTCGACGCGATGCTCGAGGACTCCCGCAAGCAGATGGCCACAGTCGTTCCCGTGGAAGGTCGCGCCGCCCAAAACGGCGACATCGCGGTGCTGGGCTTCAAGGGCACCTACAGCGATGACGGCAGCGAAATCGAGGGCGGCAGTGCCGATTCCATGGATGTGGACCTGGAAAACGGCCGGATGATCCCCGGCTTCATCGAAGGGGTCATCGGCATGAAGGTCGGCGAGACCAAAACCGTGGATTGCCAGTTCCCCGACGACTATCCGAAGGAGGACGCCCGAGGACGCAAGGCCGCCTTTGAGATCGAACTGAAAGATCTCAAGACCCGCGAACTGCCCGAGCTGGACGACGCCTTCGCCAAGCAGGCCAGCGAACAGGACACCCTGGCGGACCTGCGCAAAGACTTGGAGCAGCGGCTCAAGGACGACGCAGAGCGGCGTCAGACCAGCAACCGCCGCGATGCCCTCGTCGCCGCACTGGTGGAGCAGCTCGAGGTGGAATTGCCAGAAGCCCTGATTCAACAGGAAAGCCGCAACCTGCTGGAGCAAACCGCAGCCCAGTTCGCCCAGCAGGGCATGGATGTGAAGTCGCTGTTCACCCCCGACCTAGTGCGCAACCTGATGCAGAACTCGCGCCCCGAGGCTGAGGAGCGCCTGCGCCGCAGTTTTGCCCTCACCGCCCTGGCCGAAGCGGAGGACATCAAGCTCGACGACAAGGACGTGGACGCCAAGATCAAGGAGGTGAAAAAAGAGCTCTCCGCCGACGCCAAGATCGATCCCGAGCGCCTGCGTCAAGCCGTGATGGATGACCTCATGCAGGATCGTCTGATGGGCTGGCTCGAGGAGAACAGCACCCTCACCGAAAAGGCCCCATCCACTGACGACAGCAAGGCTGAAGCCAAGAAAAAGGCCGCCGCCAAGAAGACCTCAGCCAAGAGCAAGTCCAAGGCGGACGCCAAGGACTGA
- a CDS encoding aspartate-semialdehyde dehydrogenase, with product MSSTLPNRPLNVAVLGASGAVGQELLLLLEERHFPVGELKLLASARSAGQTQAWNGRTLTVEEVSARSFEGVDLVLASAGGSVSKQWREAITAAGAVMVDNSSAFRMEEGVPLVVPEVNPDAAFAHKGVIANPNCTTILLTLALAPLAAKRAMRRVVVSTYQSASGAGARAMEELKNLSQTVLDGGTPKGEVLPYSLAFNLFLHNSPLQANSYCEEEMKMVNETRKIMGLPDLRFTATCVRVPVLRAHSEAVNIEFETPFPVGEARELLLAAPGVELIDDPTANRFPMPTDVTGRDPVAIGRIRQDISDPNALELWLCGDQIRKGAALNAVQIAELLIEK from the coding sequence TTGTCTTCGACTCTTCCCAACCGTCCTCTCAATGTTGCTGTTCTGGGTGCCAGCGGTGCTGTTGGCCAGGAACTGCTGCTGCTGCTTGAGGAGCGCCATTTCCCCGTTGGCGAGTTGAAGCTGCTGGCGTCGGCCCGTTCGGCCGGTCAGACCCAAGCCTGGAATGGCCGCACCCTCACGGTGGAAGAGGTCTCGGCCCGATCCTTTGAAGGGGTCGATCTGGTGCTGGCGTCGGCCGGTGGTTCTGTTTCGAAGCAGTGGCGAGAGGCCATCACCGCTGCAGGAGCGGTGATGGTGGATAACTCCAGTGCCTTCCGGATGGAGGAAGGTGTGCCGCTGGTGGTGCCCGAGGTCAATCCCGATGCGGCTTTCGCCCACAAGGGAGTGATCGCTAACCCGAATTGCACCACGATCCTGCTCACCCTGGCTTTGGCTCCTCTGGCAGCGAAGCGGGCGATGCGCCGGGTGGTGGTGAGCACCTACCAATCCGCCAGTGGTGCTGGTGCCCGCGCCATGGAAGAGCTGAAAAATCTTTCGCAGACGGTGCTGGACGGCGGAACTCCCAAGGGAGAGGTGCTGCCCTATTCCCTGGCTTTCAACCTCTTTTTGCACAACTCACCACTGCAGGCCAACAGCTATTGCGAAGAGGAGATGAAGATGGTGAACGAGACCCGCAAGATCATGGGTCTTCCGGATCTGCGTTTCACCGCCACTTGCGTGCGGGTGCCCGTGCTGCGGGCTCATTCAGAAGCAGTGAATATCGAGTTCGAGACCCCCTTCCCAGTCGGTGAAGCGCGCGAGCTGCTCTTGGCTGCCCCCGGTGTTGAGTTGATTGATGATCCGACTGCGAACCGCTTTCCGATGCCGACGGATGTGACCGGTCGAGACCCGGTGGCGATCGGACGGATCCGTCAGGACATCAGTGATCCGAATGCCCTGGAGCTCTGGCTGTGTGGGGACCAGATCCGCAAGGGAGCGGCGCTCAACGCCGTTCAGATCGCTGAACTGTTGATCGAGAAGTGA